Below is a window of Cytophagia bacterium CHB2 DNA.
TCAAAATGAAAAAGCGCGCGGCGCACGCGCGGGTCTGCCCCCCATTTGGATTGGAAGGCGCGCGCACAACACCAGGCGGCAAAATCATCTTTGCGCTCGCGCCCGAGAATTTTTTCCAGGCACAGATCGAGAATCGCCTCGCTCAAACCGCCGTCATGGCTGAGATGGTTAGCATAAAAATATTCGGCGCGATAGTGCGTGCTGCGGTTTTCCAAAAAGTGGCGCACAAAAAAATTGGCCAGCGCCTGGTCGCCGGGCTTGTAGTCGAGCAATTCTTCGGCAATGCCGGCGACGCCGAGCGTGAGTTGCGGCTGGCTCAAGACGTAGGATTTGAGTGCATAATAGGCTTCTTCCGCCCGCACGCCCTCGCGCAGCGCCGCCAGCAATTGCTCGCGCGCATGCGCATGTTCGAGATGCCCGGCATAAAACGGAAAATAGGTGCGCCGCAGCGCCTGCTGGCATTTTTCCTGATCGCGCGGCGCCAACAAACCGCTGTCAAACAGACGGCGCAACAACGGCAGCATCTCACTGGCGGCATCGTCGCGCTCGGTGAGCAGCAAGCTTTTGCCGCGTTCCTGCAAAAAATCAAACCGGCGGCGGCCCAGGCTGGTGAGCGCAAAACTGACAAGAGGAAAGAGCAGCAACGCGGCAACGATTACCAAAAAAACATCCGGGAAATAGATATCTTTGAAAAAAATCTCGTGCAAAATCCAGAGCAGAAAGAAAGCGAGAGGCG
It encodes the following:
- a CDS encoding SPOR domain-containing protein encodes the protein MSTFRWFTLRLFWSALLLPPLAFFLLWILHEIFFKDIYFPDVFLVIVAALLLFPLVSFALTSLGRRRFDFLQERGKSLLLTERDDAASEMLPLLRRLFDSGLLAPRDQEKCQQALRRTYFPFYAGHLEHAHAREQLLAALREGVRAEEAYYALKSYVLSQPQLTLGVAGIAEELLDYKPGDQALANFFVRHFLENRSTHYRAEYFYANHLSHDGGLSEAILDLCLEKILGRERKDDFAAWCCARAFQSKWGADPRVRRALFHFDEDYRLAQREDDLARAVAACARLLSPEEIARWRTEGRPVPPATLKQQAQKWYVSAREWVWQALTWLRRHRAAALAGAGVLTVLLLYLNWPSRPQEETPAPQPAAAEPQQYFSLQVSSVRERLRANRMVQSLQSSGLEVRLIEPQTPAGWFAIRVGRYPSQEKAQAAGDSLKTAGIIQEFLVRSEERQ